Proteins encoded by one window of Enterococcus saccharolyticus subsp. saccharolyticus:
- a CDS encoding LytR/AlgR family response regulator transcription factor, protein MINIFICEDNLIQRTKLETIIQNFLLMEDLEMQIVLSTANPNEILAHLQRHPQSKSIFFLDIDLNHTLNGIQLGAKIRDLCIYSKIIFITTHSELAPLTFKYKVEAMDYIIKDDPTELAVRVKEALIQAKKHYLSEHKEDNTHIRLRVGNQIRLFLLKEIMFIETAPASHKLILHLTNSFIEFYGKITDIEKLSPDFLRVHKSFVANQKNIIQIDTKNRCLTFKNGETCWASVRKLSQLNRTFAEK, encoded by the coding sequence ATGATTAATATTTTTATTTGCGAAGACAATTTAATCCAACGCACAAAATTGGAAACGATTATTCAAAACTTTCTTTTAATGGAAGATTTAGAGATGCAAATCGTTTTGAGTACTGCCAATCCTAACGAAATACTCGCGCATCTCCAACGCCATCCACAATCAAAAAGTATTTTCTTTTTGGATATTGATTTGAATCATACATTAAACGGTATTCAATTAGGGGCTAAAATTCGTGACTTGTGTATTTATAGTAAGATTATTTTTATTACTACTCACAGTGAACTGGCACCATTAACCTTTAAATATAAAGTAGAAGCAATGGATTATATTATCAAAGACGATCCTACAGAATTAGCAGTACGAGTAAAAGAAGCGCTCATTCAAGCCAAAAAGCATTACTTATCTGAGCATAAAGAAGATAATACCCACATTCGTTTACGTGTCGGCAATCAAATTCGGTTATTTCTATTAAAAGAGATTATGTTTATTGAAACAGCGCCTGCTTCGCATAAACTAATTTTACATCTTACAAATAGTTTCATTGAATTTTATGGAAAAATTACCGATATTGAAAAATTATCTCCTGATTTTTTACGGGTTCACAAATCGTTTGTTGCGAATCAAAAAAATATTATCCAAATTGATACTAAAAATCGTTGTCTAACATTTAAAAATGGGGAGACATGTTGGGCATCTGTTCGTAAATTAAGTCAGCTCAATCGGACATTTGCGGAAAAATAA
- the cydD gene encoding thiol reductant ABC exporter subunit CydD, protein MMDKAILGLPNIRKIMGMLAGLSALQALFIIGQAYTLATVITNLWSGEKITDQYLMIGAFAVIYFARHGVTFLRDKLLDHYSAEQASYLRQQLLEKIFRVGPQIVQKQGTGNMTTMALDGIGKVENYIHLILAKMMNMTIIPWPILAVVFFLDIESGVVLLLVFPLIIIFMIILGYAAQAKADRQYKAFQILSNHFIDSLRGIDTLKMFGLSKKYGKSIFKTSEQFRKATMSTLRIGILSTFALDFFTTLSVAIVAVLLGLRLIEGGILLFPALTVLILSPEYFLPVRDFASDYHATLDGKNAMTAIREILEEPEIEGEQVPVATWSKEATLALKEVKVAYDEQEALAVDYQVKGFKKVGIIGMSGSGKSTFINTLSGFLQPSSGEITLDGQSVNNFAQQDWQKQMIYIPQNPYVFQTSLRENIAFYTPEATEAEILEAVHVAGLSELVAELPEGLDTQLGGGARALSGGQAQRIAVARAFLDKERKILLLDEPTAHLDIETEVELKERMLPLMENRLVFFATHRLHWMHQMDEIMVIEKGQVVEVGSFAELTARKGHFYALTQQMRREEHE, encoded by the coding sequence ATGATGGACAAAGCGATTCTCGGTTTGCCCAATATCAGAAAAATTATGGGGATGCTTGCAGGGCTTTCAGCCTTGCAAGCCCTCTTTATAATTGGGCAAGCTTATACATTAGCAACAGTTATCACGAATTTATGGAGTGGCGAAAAAATCACCGATCAATATTTGATGATTGGTGCTTTTGCTGTGATTTATTTTGCACGCCATGGTGTGACTTTTTTACGTGATAAATTATTGGATCATTATTCAGCTGAACAAGCGAGTTATTTGCGTCAGCAGTTATTAGAAAAAATCTTCCGTGTTGGGCCCCAAATTGTCCAAAAACAAGGAACAGGAAATATGACTACCATGGCGTTAGACGGAATTGGTAAAGTTGAAAATTATATTCACTTGATTTTAGCAAAAATGATGAATATGACGATTATTCCTTGGCCAATTTTGGCAGTGGTGTTCTTTTTAGATATTGAATCGGGAGTTGTCTTGTTGTTGGTTTTCCCATTAATTATTATTTTTATGATTATTTTAGGATACGCCGCACAAGCCAAAGCCGATCGACAATACAAAGCTTTTCAAATTTTATCCAATCATTTTATCGATTCTTTGCGAGGAATTGATACATTGAAGATGTTTGGTTTGAGTAAAAAATATGGCAAAAGTATTTTTAAAACAAGTGAGCAATTCCGTAAGGCAACAATGAGTACCTTACGTATTGGGATTTTATCAACCTTTGCGTTAGATTTCTTTACGACGTTATCAGTGGCGATTGTGGCGGTATTGTTAGGGCTACGTTTAATTGAAGGTGGCATTTTATTGTTTCCAGCATTAACGGTTTTAATTTTATCACCAGAATATTTCTTACCAGTACGTGATTTTGCAAGTGACTATCATGCAACGTTAGATGGAAAAAATGCGATGACAGCTATTCGTGAAATTTTAGAAGAGCCTGAAATTGAAGGCGAACAAGTGCCTGTAGCAACGTGGTCAAAAGAAGCAACCTTAGCTTTAAAAGAGGTTAAAGTCGCTTACGATGAGCAAGAAGCATTGGCTGTCGATTACCAAGTCAAAGGGTTTAAAAAAGTCGGGATTATTGGGATGAGTGGTTCAGGTAAATCGACATTTATTAATACATTGAGTGGTTTCTTACAACCCTCTTCAGGTGAGATTACGTTGGATGGTCAATCAGTCAACAATTTTGCGCAACAAGATTGGCAAAAACAAATGATTTATATTCCTCAAAATCCATATGTCTTTCAAACGTCCTTGCGTGAAAATATTGCCTTTTATACCCCCGAAGCAACGGAAGCAGAAATTTTAGAAGCTGTCCATGTTGCTGGACTATCAGAGTTAGTGGCAGAATTACCAGAAGGCCTAGATACACAACTAGGAGGCGGTGCTCGTGCACTCAGCGGGGGACAAGCACAACGAATTGCGGTGGCGCGTGCCTTTTTAGATAAAGAACGTAAAATTCTGTTATTGGATGAACCAACCGCGCATTTAGATATCGAAACAGAAGTTGAATTAAAAGAGCGTATGTTGCCATTAATGGAAAACCGTTTAGTCTTTTTTGCCACACATCGTCTGCATTGGATGCATCAAATGGACGAAATTATGGTTATTGAAAAAGGCCAAGTGGTTGAAGTCGGCAGTTTTGCTGAATTAACAGCACGTAAAGGTCATTTTTATGCATTGACGCAACAAATGAGGAGGGAAGAACATGAATAA
- a CDS encoding sensor histidine kinase: MFELFILMMERVGLIILLAFLLVNVTYFKRTLLSRETIPSKIRLVVIFGLFAIISNFTGIEITDNQIIPSHVLTYLSSDASIANTRTLVISVSGLIGGPFVGGMVGLIAGIHRVIQGAGTGIFYIPASLVVGIVSGILGKRLAKDYQFPKATQAAMVGIVMEVIQMLFILFFSGSLKDGVMLVRFIALPMILLNSVGTFIFLSILTTTLKQEEQAKAVQTHDVLELAAETLPYFREGLNEHSCQKVARIIQHYTKVSAISMTDNHQILAHVGAGDDHHIPELEVITELSKEVLRTGQMTIAHSKTEVGCSHPDCPLQAAIVIPLLSHQKIVGTLKMYFTDPTHLTHVEEQLAEGLGTIFSSQIELGEAELQSKLLKEAEIKSLQAQVNPHFFFNAINTISALMRKDSENARRLLLQLSTYFRGNLQGAVQTTIPLEQELDQVRAYLSLEQARFPDRYQVDFDIEAGTEGYYVPPYAIQVLVENTIRHAFGNRKTNNHVKVVVRKIERNLIMDVWDNGIGIPEDRRVLLGREPVKSEKGTGTALENLSRRIENLYGGDGKFQIENRPTGGSHARLAIPIRDPR, from the coding sequence ATGTTTGAATTATTCATTTTAATGATGGAACGTGTGGGATTAATCATTTTATTAGCTTTTTTGTTAGTAAATGTTACATATTTTAAAAGAACATTATTGAGCAGAGAAACAATTCCTTCGAAAATTCGTTTAGTTGTTATTTTTGGCTTATTTGCGATTATTTCTAATTTTACTGGGATTGAGATTACAGACAACCAAATTATTCCTAGTCACGTCTTAACGTATTTGAGCAGTGACGCTTCGATTGCCAATACACGGACATTGGTCATCAGTGTTTCTGGCTTAATTGGCGGTCCATTTGTTGGGGGGATGGTCGGTTTAATTGCGGGGATTCATCGAGTGATTCAAGGTGCGGGTACAGGGATTTTTTATATCCCCGCGTCATTGGTTGTGGGGATAGTATCAGGAATTTTAGGAAAACGCCTTGCGAAAGATTATCAATTTCCTAAAGCGACTCAAGCCGCAATGGTCGGTATTGTTATGGAAGTTATTCAAATGTTGTTTATTTTATTTTTCAGTGGCAGTTTAAAAGACGGCGTGATGTTAGTCCGTTTCATTGCTTTGCCAATGATTTTGTTAAATAGTGTGGGTACATTCATTTTCTTATCGATTTTAACGACGACATTAAAACAAGAAGAACAAGCAAAGGCTGTACAAACACATGATGTCTTAGAATTAGCCGCCGAAACCTTACCTTATTTTCGGGAAGGTTTAAATGAACATTCTTGTCAAAAAGTCGCACGAATTATTCAACATTATACAAAAGTGAGTGCGATTAGTATGACCGATAACCATCAAATATTGGCACATGTAGGCGCAGGGGATGACCATCATATTCCAGAATTAGAAGTAATTACGGAATTATCAAAAGAAGTCTTGCGAACCGGACAAATGACGATTGCCCATTCTAAAACAGAAGTCGGTTGCTCACATCCAGATTGTCCGCTACAAGCTGCGATTGTGATTCCCTTATTGTCACATCAGAAAATTGTCGGTACGCTGAAAATGTATTTTACAGATCCAACCCACCTAACACATGTCGAAGAGCAATTAGCGGAGGGGTTAGGTACAATTTTTTCTTCCCAAATTGAATTAGGTGAAGCTGAATTACAATCGAAATTACTAAAAGAAGCGGAAATCAAAAGTTTACAAGCGCAAGTGAATCCTCACTTTTTCTTTAATGCCATCAATACGATTTCTGCGTTAATGCGAAAAGATAGTGAAAATGCGCGCCGTTTATTGCTGCAATTAAGCACATATTTTCGAGGGAATTTACAAGGCGCCGTGCAAACAACGATTCCTTTAGAGCAAGAACTCGACCAAGTTCGTGCCTATTTGTCCTTAGAACAAGCCCGTTTCCCTGATCGTTACCAAGTTGATTTTGATATTGAAGCGGGGACAGAAGGCTATTATGTCCCACCCTATGCGATTCAAGTTCTTGTCGAAAATACGATTCGACATGCGTTTGGTAATCGTAAAACCAACAATCACGTCAAAGTCGTGGTTCGAAAAATTGAAAGAAACTTGATTATGGATGTTTGGGATAATGGTATTGGTATTCCGGAAGATCGCCGCGTATTATTAGGAAGAGAACCAGTTAAATCCGAAAAAGGAACGGGTACGGCATTGGAAAATTTGTCTCGTCGGATTGAAAATCTCTACGGAGGCGACGGCAAATTTCAAATTGAAAATCGTCCAACTGGAGGCAGTCATGCCCGTCTAGCAATTCCAATTAGAGACCCGAGGTGA
- the cydC gene encoding thiol reductant ABC exporter subunit CydC, producing the protein MNNIPLLKAFKKDTWVKPFLKKYRKALVLALVLGFLTFFSAGALMFNSGYLISRAASLPENILMIYVPIVFTRGFGVSRPVFRYVERLVSHNWVLRMTSQLRLKLYTTLEKDAIFFKRNYRMGDILGLLAEDINHIQNLYLRTIFPTVIAWILYAFLIIGLGYFSWWFALVMALMLFIVTFLLPLWSVLVNGARQEQEKQLKNALYTDLTDNVLGISDWIFSQRGQEYVQLHEESEAGLLKVQDKLRRFNRRRNLLLQSVFGIIVVLLIFWTSQQFVGNHGGAANWIAAFVLCVFPLVDAFAVLPDAAQETNIYKDSLERLNDLPEKADIEPVTALTGPLDIEVQDVSFRYEKGTRQVLDHLNVTIPQGEKIAILGRSGSGKSTLATLIRGDLIPNSGQLTLAGVETYRLGDTISDYIGVIQQAPYLFHTTILNNLRIGNEQASIEEVWTVLERVGLKELVEKLPDGLDTMVDEAGLRFSGGERHRMALARILLKDTPIVLLDEPTVGLDPITEQALIDTFFGQLDGKTVIWITHHLQGIEKMQRVIFIEDGHLEMTGSPQELAKTNVRYQKLKAIDDGR; encoded by the coding sequence ATGAATAATATTCCTCTATTGAAAGCTTTTAAAAAAGATACTTGGGTAAAACCTTTTTTGAAAAAATATCGCAAAGCATTGGTCTTGGCGCTCGTTTTAGGTTTTTTGACCTTCTTCTCAGCTGGGGCCTTAATGTTTAATTCGGGTTATTTGATTAGTCGTGCGGCTTCGCTACCGGAAAATATTTTAATGATTTATGTGCCAATTGTGTTTACCCGTGGTTTTGGTGTGAGTCGTCCCGTTTTCCGTTATGTCGAGCGTTTAGTGAGTCATAATTGGGTGTTACGCATGACATCTCAACTACGCTTGAAATTGTATACGACATTAGAAAAAGATGCGATTTTCTTTAAACGTAATTATCGGATGGGGGATATTTTGGGCTTATTAGCTGAAGATATTAATCATATCCAAAACTTATATTTACGGACGATTTTCCCGACCGTTATTGCGTGGATTCTATATGCGTTTTTAATTATTGGCTTAGGGTATTTTTCATGGTGGTTTGCGTTAGTCATGGCGTTGATGTTGTTTATTGTTACCTTCTTATTGCCATTGTGGTCAGTGTTAGTAAATGGCGCACGACAAGAGCAAGAAAAACAATTGAAAAATGCCTTGTATACGGATTTAACAGACAATGTTTTAGGAATTTCGGATTGGATTTTCAGCCAACGTGGTCAAGAATACGTACAGTTACACGAAGAATCGGAAGCTGGATTGCTCAAAGTGCAAGACAAATTACGTCGTTTTAATCGTCGTCGTAATTTACTATTACAAAGCGTGTTTGGCATCATTGTGGTGCTACTGATTTTTTGGACGAGTCAGCAATTTGTCGGAAATCATGGCGGAGCAGCTAACTGGATTGCCGCCTTTGTTTTATGTGTTTTTCCATTAGTTGATGCGTTTGCTGTTTTACCGGATGCTGCACAAGAAACGAATATTTACAAAGATTCGTTGGAACGTTTAAATGATTTGCCTGAAAAAGCGGACATCGAACCAGTCACAGCTTTAACTGGACCATTGGATATTGAGGTACAAGACGTGTCTTTCCGTTATGAAAAAGGTACGCGTCAAGTATTAGATCATTTGAATGTCACAATTCCTCAAGGGGAAAAAATTGCGATTTTAGGTCGCAGTGGTTCTGGAAAAAGCACATTAGCGACACTTATTCGTGGTGATTTAATTCCAAACAGTGGTCAGTTAACTTTAGCAGGTGTTGAAACCTATCGTTTAGGTGATACTATTTCCGATTATATTGGGGTCATTCAACAAGCGCCGTATTTATTCCATACAACTATTTTAAATAATTTACGGATTGGTAACGAACAAGCCAGTATTGAAGAAGTCTGGACGGTTCTTGAACGAGTAGGATTAAAAGAGCTCGTTGAAAAATTACCGGATGGATTAGATACGATGGTAGACGAAGCAGGTTTACGTTTCTCTGGTGGTGAACGTCATCGTATGGCTTTGGCACGTATCTTATTAAAAGACACACCGATTGTTTTACTGGATGAACCAACTGTTGGTTTAGATCCAATTACGGAACAAGCGTTAATTGATACATTCTTTGGGCAATTAGATGGAAAAACAGTCATTTGGATTACGCATCATTTACAAGGAATTGAGAAGATGCAACGCGTCATCTTTATTGAAGATGGGCACTTAGAAATGACTGGTTCGCCACAAGAACTAGCCAAAACGAATGTGCGCTATCAAAAATTAAAAGCCATTGATGATGGTAGATAA
- the lrgB gene encoding antiholin-like protein LrgB, with translation MSPYVGIIISFVVFGIGNWAFKKSKGFFLFTPLFVAMILGVFVLKVTDISYEQYNEGGKFISFFLEPATVAFAIPLYKKREVLKKYWLEILTALTIGSFGSLVAVVLAGKLIQMNPSIIASILPQAATTAIAVPISESVGGVASITAFTVIFNGVLTYALGRMALKWFHITHPVAKGLALGAAGHALGVAVGLEMGETEAAMASISVVVVGVITVVVVPVFATLIGI, from the coding sequence ATGAGTCCATATGTTGGTATTATCATTTCATTTGTTGTGTTTGGGATTGGTAATTGGGCATTTAAAAAAAGCAAGGGCTTCTTCTTATTCACCCCGTTATTTGTCGCAATGATTTTAGGTGTATTCGTGTTAAAAGTCACTGATATTAGTTACGAACAATATAATGAAGGTGGCAAGTTTATTAGTTTCTTTTTAGAGCCTGCAACAGTTGCTTTTGCGATTCCACTGTACAAAAAAAGAGAGGTATTGAAGAAATACTGGCTTGAAATTCTGACAGCATTAACAATCGGCTCTTTTGGTTCATTAGTTGCGGTTGTTCTAGCTGGTAAATTGATCCAAATGAATCCAAGTATTATTGCTTCGATTTTGCCACAAGCAGCAACAACTGCTATTGCCGTACCGATTTCCGAATCTGTTGGTGGTGTGGCTTCAATCACCGCTTTTACTGTTATTTTCAATGGTGTTTTAACATACGCTTTAGGGCGCATGGCATTAAAATGGTTCCATATTACCCATCCTGTGGCTAAAGGATTAGCTTTAGGTGCTGCTGGGCATGCGCTTGGTGTAGCAGTTGGTTTAGAAATGGGTGAAACGGAAGCAGCGATGGCAAGTATTTCAGTAGTGGTCGTAGGGGTCATTACGGTAGTCGTTGTTCCTGTGTTTGCGACGTTGATTGGGATTTAA
- a CDS encoding LytR/AlgR family response regulator transcription factor, whose translation MHVLIVDDEPLAREELSYLVLQHPKITSTAEAESVEEAMEEMMDQKPDIVFLDIHLTDESGFDLAEKLTHLKKAPYLIFATAYDAYALQAFQVNAKDYLLKPFEEKKIHQALDKAIKELTPQQLAPKPKFEAIPIQGDDRIYLVAPEDIYLVSVEERQLNIETKDQTYHMTGTLNKIEQKLPSELFLKTHRSFILNRTKIQEIQPWFNHTLQVILENGSRVPVSRSYVKTFRAQVGLE comes from the coding sequence ATGCATGTATTAATTGTCGATGATGAACCGTTAGCACGTGAAGAATTAAGTTATTTGGTGTTGCAACATCCGAAAATTACGTCAACAGCCGAAGCAGAATCGGTTGAAGAAGCGATGGAAGAAATGATGGATCAAAAACCGGATATTGTTTTTTTAGACATTCATTTAACGGATGAAAGTGGGTTTGATTTAGCAGAAAAATTGACGCATTTGAAAAAAGCACCCTATTTAATTTTTGCGACGGCTTATGATGCGTATGCTTTACAAGCTTTTCAAGTCAACGCGAAAGACTATTTGTTAAAACCCTTTGAAGAAAAGAAAATTCATCAAGCGTTAGATAAAGCTATCAAAGAGTTAACACCACAACAACTAGCGCCGAAACCTAAATTTGAAGCAATTCCGATTCAAGGGGACGACCGCATTTATTTGGTAGCACCCGAAGATATTTATCTTGTTTCGGTCGAAGAACGTCAATTAAATATTGAAACCAAAGACCAAACGTATCATATGACAGGAACGCTAAATAAAATTGAGCAAAAACTACCGTCAGAATTATTTTTAAAAACCCATCGTAGCTTTATCTTAAACCGTACAAAAATTCAAGAAATTCAACCATGGTTTAATCATACGTTGCAAGTGATTTTAGAAAATGGTTCTAGAGTCCCCGTTAGTCGCTCGTATGTAAAAACATTTAGAGCACAAGTTGGGTTAGAATAA
- a CDS encoding helix-turn-helix domain-containing protein produces the protein MIRAKKVRLRPTTEQEKQLWQSSGTARWIFNWTLGTGLSKSNDLPSKLTFTKQYQL, from the coding sequence ATGATACGAGCCAAGAAAGTAAGGTTACGCCCGACTACGGAACAAGAGAAACAACTGTGGCAATCGTCTGGGACGGCTCGCTGGATTTTTAACTGGACGTTGGGGACCGGACTATCAAAATCCAATGACTTACCTAGCAAGCTTACGTTCACCAAACAATACCAACTATGA
- the lrgA gene encoding antiholin-like murein hydrolase modulator LrgA, protein MEKKVYSFLQQAFIFALIMLIANGLTKVMPIPVPASVIGMILLFVGLCTKIIKLEQVEELSNALSRVITFLFVPSGISLINSLDIMQQYGFQILFVILIATLALLASTGWTGAFLLHIKDNRATEKEAKHLPAEHKGGVSL, encoded by the coding sequence ATGGAAAAGAAAGTATATTCATTTTTACAACAAGCATTTATTTTTGCATTAATTATGTTAATAGCCAATGGTTTAACCAAGGTGATGCCAATCCCCGTTCCCGCATCGGTCATCGGCATGATTTTATTATTCGTCGGGTTATGTACGAAAATTATTAAGTTAGAACAAGTCGAGGAATTAAGTAATGCGCTATCGCGTGTGATTACCTTCTTGTTCGTGCCATCAGGTATTTCATTAATTAACTCTTTAGACATTATGCAACAATACGGATTTCAAATTCTCTTTGTCATTCTGATCGCAACCTTAGCATTATTAGCTTCAACCGGTTGGACAGGCGCTTTCTTGCTGCATATTAAAGACAATCGAGCAACTGAAAAAGAAGCAAAACATTTACCTGCAGAACATAAAGGGGGCGTATCATTATGA
- a CDS encoding polyprenyl synthetase family protein, giving the protein MLSYWNDYPTIQNKLQIVCSLIEKQMRVRNKDIQETLIDFSQAGGKFLRPAFFLLFASLGDPEKQDEEQLIKIAASLEILHMATLIHDDIIDDSPLRRGTQTVQSRYGKDIAVYTGDLLFTEFFKLTIEAMNGSKFLAINARSMHRLLLGELDQMHTRYNKNETFRDYLRSVNGKTAELFWLACAQGAHFGHTAPHVQRVAGRIGRNIGIAFQVYDDILDYTADEETLKKPILEDLAQGVYTLPLLLAKAEQPDIFFPYLEKEDKITPQESQEVADLVVKYNGVEMAKDIARRYTQKALADIATLPEGEAKEMLQLLTTQLLLRSY; this is encoded by the coding sequence ATGCTATCTTACTGGAACGATTATCCCACTATTCAAAACAAACTCCAAATCGTTTGCTCACTAATTGAGAAACAAATGAGAGTTCGCAATAAAGATATCCAAGAAACACTGATTGATTTTTCACAAGCTGGCGGAAAATTTTTGCGCCCAGCTTTCTTTTTGTTATTCGCTTCCTTAGGAGACCCTGAAAAACAAGACGAAGAGCAATTAATCAAGATTGCAGCGTCTCTTGAAATACTTCACATGGCAACATTGATTCATGACGACATCATTGATGATTCTCCATTGCGCAGAGGGACACAAACTGTCCAATCGCGCTATGGTAAAGATATTGCCGTTTACACCGGCGACTTACTATTTACAGAGTTCTTCAAACTTACTATTGAAGCAATGAACGGCTCGAAATTTTTAGCGATTAATGCTCGTTCGATGCACCGTTTATTGTTAGGCGAGCTCGATCAAATGCACACACGTTACAATAAAAATGAAACCTTTCGTGATTATTTACGCAGCGTAAATGGCAAAACAGCGGAATTATTTTGGTTGGCTTGTGCACAAGGCGCACATTTTGGACATACAGCACCGCACGTCCAACGTGTTGCCGGCAGAATTGGACGAAATATCGGGATTGCTTTTCAAGTATATGACGATATTTTAGACTATACTGCAGACGAAGAAACCTTAAAAAAACCGATTTTAGAAGATTTGGCACAAGGCGTATACACGTTGCCGTTGCTTTTAGCAAAAGCGGAACAACCAGATATTTTCTTCCCTTATTTAGAGAAAGAAGACAAAATTACGCCACAAGAATCACAAGAAGTTGCCGATTTAGTGGTGAAATACAACGGTGTTGAGATGGCAAAAGACATCGCCCGTCGTTACACACAAAAAGCTTTAGCAGACATTGCTACGTTGCCTGAGGGTGAAGCAAAAGAGATGCTACAATTACTCACAACGCAACTATTACTACGTAGTTATTAA
- a CDS encoding sensor histidine kinase, whose product MFYLLVASSVIQTFCNFLILDRLPILKKYNLFLAGIILIITYNLSIYISQVEIIVLFVLLFSLSYMNNPTQSIGKILLHFSIAFLLKYGLECLFPTLMIKIILSENNLWMFLWFCALLAINCLCAFIIRRYLLSKLMDVWLSLSGYVLFTIVFLYQMYKLNVYIQSLPIDSKFDTLLKIFYIFLVILIFIGVISVIMLKQHQNVALETQKKEIEYQSMQLYTIELNKQYQEIRKFRHDYINILSSMESYMELDQMTELRDYYHQHIQPTRAIFSEHFTKINDLQRIEDPAIRSIFTTKLLLAQEKNISVQLEINELIQLPTSIDPVILVRILGILLDNAIEELSILKQGTLEIAIFSLNQDYVFIIQNTARMNIEPLHQLRINGFSTKGNHRGIGLNTVDTLVQQVPNLLLETIIDNHLFTQKLTLSASPHPKILS is encoded by the coding sequence ATGTTTTACTTATTAGTCGCTTCAAGTGTGATTCAAACTTTTTGTAACTTTCTTATTTTGGATAGACTGCCGATTTTAAAAAAATATAACTTGTTTCTAGCTGGTATTATTTTAATTATTACATATAATTTGAGTATTTATATCTCACAAGTGGAGATAATTGTGTTATTCGTTCTTCTATTTTCTCTCTCTTATATGAATAACCCGACACAATCTATTGGTAAAATCTTACTCCATTTTTCAATCGCATTTCTTTTAAAGTATGGGCTGGAATGTTTATTTCCTACACTCATGATTAAAATTATTTTAAGTGAAAATAATTTATGGATGTTTTTATGGTTTTGCGCCTTATTAGCAATTAATTGTTTGTGCGCTTTTATTATTCGACGATATTTACTTTCAAAACTAATGGACGTATGGCTCTCACTCAGTGGGTATGTCTTATTCACCATTGTTTTTCTTTATCAAATGTATAAATTAAATGTTTATATTCAATCACTTCCTATCGATTCTAAATTCGATACGCTGTTGAAAATTTTTTATATCTTCCTAGTGATACTCATCTTTATTGGTGTTATCAGTGTTATCATGTTAAAACAACATCAAAATGTGGCATTAGAAACTCAAAAAAAGGAAATTGAGTATCAATCTATGCAACTCTACACCATCGAATTAAACAAGCAATACCAAGAAATTCGAAAATTTCGGCACGACTATATTAATATTTTATCCTCCATGGAAAGTTATATGGAACTCGATCAGATGACTGAATTAAGAGACTATTATCATCAGCATATTCAACCAACTCGTGCTATTTTTTCCGAACATTTTACGAAAATCAATGATTTACAACGAATTGAAGATCCTGCCATTCGTAGCATTTTTACAACAAAATTATTGTTGGCGCAAGAAAAAAATATTTCTGTACAATTGGAGATCAATGAATTGATTCAACTCCCTACATCGATTGATCCAGTCATTTTGGTGCGAATTTTAGGAATTTTATTAGATAATGCCATTGAAGAACTTAGTATATTAAAACAAGGAACATTAGAAATTGCGATTTTCTCACTTAACCAAGACTATGTATTCATTATTCAAAATACGGCTCGAATGAATATTGAACCGTTACACCAACTGAGAATAAATGGGTTTTCTACCAAAGGCAATCATCGTGGGATTGGTTTAAACACAGTTGATACTTTGGTTCAGCAAGTGCCGAATCTTTTGTTAGAAACAATCATTGACAATCATTTGTTCACACAAAAATTAACACTTTCGGCAAGCCCACACCCTAAAATTTTAAGCTAA